Proteins encoded by one window of Planctomycetota bacterium:
- a CDS encoding HEAT repeat domain-containing protein has protein sequence MTTLKLTPLVLAALLVGCQSSGERQPLRPDPLPPVPPIVQVDVDTDLREAAAAFVIKATQADDPIFRANAAEAAEGLPDDDATAALVPLLEDDDPVVRFAAMMTIGREQFGGPDLVDDLGVLAAGPSPNGRVAAMFAMHRLGETAKSQGLADATTSPDPVVRSHAALALGLTGEPSAVDVLEPMLGDDDATVRLTAAEALWRFGRRDARDRLMEASLSGYTDDSVIGTLALGVHPDPSAFAMLQGKLTDDYAEVQLAAARALGQLGSDAGFGLAREAASSQEPRLRGMAAAAFGDIGRYDAQADLAALLDDDDLGVQLAAAAAILKLDGFAPQTLGAGR, from the coding sequence ATGACGACGCTCAAGCTCACGCCGCTCGTTCTCGCCGCTCTGCTCGTCGGCTGCCAGTCGTCGGGCGAGCGACAACCACTCCGGCCAGACCCGCTGCCGCCCGTCCCGCCGATCGTGCAGGTCGACGTGGACACAGACCTTCGCGAAGCTGCGGCCGCGTTCGTGATCAAGGCCACGCAAGCGGACGACCCGATCTTTCGAGCCAATGCCGCCGAGGCCGCCGAGGGCTTGCCCGACGACGACGCGACAGCCGCGCTGGTGCCGCTCTTAGAGGACGACGATCCTGTCGTCCGCTTCGCCGCGATGATGACCATCGGCCGCGAGCAGTTCGGCGGGCCGGACCTTGTGGACGACCTGGGCGTCCTCGCCGCCGGACCTTCGCCAAACGGCCGGGTCGCAGCGATGTTCGCGATGCACCGGCTCGGCGAAACGGCCAAGAGCCAAGGCCTCGCCGACGCCACGACCTCGCCCGATCCCGTCGTCCGATCCCACGCGGCCCTCGCGCTGGGCCTGACCGGTGAACCCTCCGCCGTCGACGTGCTGGAACCCATGCTCGGCGACGACGACGCCACCGTCCGACTCACCGCCGCCGAAGCCCTCTGGCGGTTCGGCCGACGCGACGCACGCGACCGGCTCATGGAAGCCAGCCTCAGCGGCTACACCGACGACAGCGTCATCGGCACGCTGGCCCTGGGCGTCCATCCCGACCCGAGCGCCTTCGCCATGCTGCAGGGCAAGCTGACCGACGACTACGCCGAGGTCCAACTCGCCGCCGCCCGCGCCCTCGGCCAGCTCGGCAGCGACGCTGGCTTTGGCCTGGCACGCGAGGCCGCTTCGTCGCAAGAGCCGCGCCTGCGAGGCATGGCCGCCGCTGCCTTTGGCGACATCGGCCGCTACGACGCCCAGGCCGACCTCGCCGCCTTGCTCGATGACGACGACCTCGGCGTTCAGCTCGCCGCGGCCGCTGCGATCCTGAAGCTCGACGGCTTCGCGCCGCAGACCCTCGG